acagtcggggagaacacaatttcgtcttgaaattttagtgagagatcacctcataatgctaccgtcgttctaagcaaaataaggtgcataaaaggattaacatcacatgcaattcataagtgacatgatatggccatcatcacgtgcttcttgatctccatcaccaaagcaccggcacgatattcTTGTCGTCGgccccacaccatgatctccatcaacgtgttgccatcgaggttgtcgtgctactcatgctattactactaaagctacctcctagcaaaatagtaaacgcatctgcaagcacacacgttagtataaagacaaccctatggctcctgccgattgccataccatcgacgtgcaagtcgatatttctattacaacatgatcatctcatacatccaatatatcacatcacatcattggccatatcacatcacaagcataccctgcaaaaacaagttagacgtcctctaattttgttgttgcatgttttacgtggtgaccatgggtatctagtaggatcgcatcttacttacgaaaacaccacaacggagatatatgagttgctatttaacctcatccaaggacctcctcggtcaaatccgattcaactaaagttggagaaaccgacacttgccagtcatctttgagcaacggagtaactcgtaacgatgaaaccagtctctcgtaagcgtacgagtaatgtcggtccaagccgcttcaatccaacaataccgcggaatcaagaaaagactaaggagggcagaaaaacgcacatcaccgcccacaaaaacttttgtgttctactcgagaagacatctacgcatgaacctagctcatgatgccactgttggggaacgtcgcatgggaaacaaaaattttcctacgcgcacgaagacctatcatggtgatgtccatctacgagaggggatgagtgatctacgtacccttgtagatcgtacagcagaagcgttagagaacgctgttgatgtagtggaacgtcctcacgtccctcgatccgccccgcgaacaatcccgcgatcagtcccacgatctagtaccgaacggacggcacctccgcgttcagcacacgtacagctcgacgatgatctcggccttcttgatccagcaagagagacatagaggtagaagagttctccggcagcgtgacggcgcttcggaggtcggtgatgaccttgtctcagcagggctccgcccgagctccgcagaaacgcgatctagaggaaaaaccgtggaggtatgtggtcgggctgccgtggaaaagtcgtctcaaatcagccctaaaacctccgtatatataggtgggagggaagggaccttgccttggggctcaaggagccccaagggggtcggctgagtccaagggggaggactctcccccccaaaccgagttggacttggtttggtgggagggagtcccccttccttcccacctcctccttttttttttctttctctcttgattttcttctccttggcgcatagagccttttgggctgtgccaccagcccactaagggctggtgtgccaccctcaaggcctatgggcttccccggggtgggttgccccccccccccccggtgaactcccggaacccattcgtcattcccggtacattcccggtaactccgaaaaccttccggtaatcaaatgaggtcatcctatatatcaatcttcgtttccggaccattccggaaaccctcgtgacgtccgtgatctcatccgggactccgaacaacattcggtaaccaaccatataactcaaatacgcataaaacaacgtcgaaccttaagtgtgcagaccctgcgggttcgagaactatgtagacatgacccgagagactcctcggtcaatatccaatagcgggacctggatgaccatattgtatcctacatattctacgaagatcttatcgtttgaacctcagtgccaaggattcatataatcccgtatgtcattccctttgtccttcggtatgttacctgcccgagattcgatcgtcagtatccgcatacctatttcaatctcgtttaccggcaagtctctttactcgttctgtaatacaagatcccacaacttacactaagttacattgcttgcaaggcttgtgtgtgatgttgtattaccgagtgggccccgagatacctctccgttcacacggagtgacaaatcccagtcttgatccatactaactcaactaacaccttcggagatacctgtagagcatctttatagtcacccagttatgttgcgacgcttgatacacacaaagcattcctccggtgtcagtgagttatatgatctcatggtcataggaataaatacttgacacgcagaaaatagtagcaacaaaatgacacgatcaacatgctacgtctattagtttgggtctagtccatcacgtgattctcctaatgacgtgatccagttatcaagcaacaacaccttgttcataatcagaagacactgactatctttgatcaactgactagccaactagaggcttgctagggacggtgttttgtctatgtatccacgcatgtaaatgagtcttcattcaatacaattatagcatggataataaacgattatcttgatacaggaattataataataactatatttattattgcctctagggcataattccaacactccggGCCCGTAAAGGGGACTTGCTGGGTCAGATTAAGGTGTTGGATGGCCTGGCGGACGGTCCAGGCCTGTCTCCTGACGAATGGCTTAGGAGATACTCCCTCGAGGCCTCGCTCATGAGCATTTACAAGAGCGAGGAGTTGTTCTGGCAGTGTCGAGGGGGCTAGAACTAGCTCCTTAAAGGGGATGCAAACATTGCCTGCTTCCAGGCGATTGCTAATGGCCATAGGTGGAAATGTACCATCCATTTCCTCTCGGATGGGGATGTTCTCCTGGAAAGCCCAGATCACATCTCCACCCATATTTACTCCTTTTATAAGGAGTTGTTCTTGGCTGACCCACGTGGAGGCGTCTCCCTCTGCACTGACTTCTAGCCACTTGCTTCCCAGGTCTCCGATGCGGAGAATGCGGAGCTTACTCTCCCGTTCTCCCCTGAGGAGGTGGGTCAAGCGATTGCCTCTATGAAGCTTGCTCGGCTCCGGGGCCAGATGGTCTCCCTTAGTTTTCTTTCAGAAATTCTGGGAGATCTTGCGTCTCGTCGTTATGCCCATGTTCCATGAGTTCTACATCggaaccgtggacatggctaggaTTAACTTTGGAGTCATAGGTCTCATCCCCAAAGTAGTTGGGGCTTCGGATATTCGACAATTCCGCCCCATCACGGTGATCAACGTGTTGGCGCGAATCTTTGCGAAGGTTTACGCGACCCATTTATCCCCCGTAGCGGAAAGGATTGCCCACACCCTTCAGTCCGTGTTCCTGAAGGGCAGGCGGACCCATGGTGGGATTCTGGCCCTTCACGAGATTGTCCACGAGGTGGCATCGAAGGGCCTTAAGGGGGTCTTCCTCAAGTTGGACTTCCAAAAAGCATATGACCATCTCGACTGGTCCTTTTTGAGGTTGGTGATGTAGTGACGAGGATTTGATGAGAGGTGGTGCTCCTGGATCATGCAACTGGTTAGATCTGGGAACACGGCGATCAACATCAATGGCGAAGTAGGACCCTTTTTCCAGGCTTCCAGGGGGGTAAAGCAGGGGGACCCTATATCCCCCATGCTATTCAACCTTGCAGTCGATGCCCTCGCCGGCATCTTGGATAAGGCCAAGCTAGCCGGCCACCTTCAGGGTGTGGTTGGTCACCTCATCCCGGGTGGTGGAGTTACCCACTTGCAGTATGCGAACGACACAATGATTATGGTTGAAGGCTCAGACTCAGACATTGTTCATCTTAAGTTCCTTTTGCTTTGCTTTGAGGAAATGTCTAGAATTAAGAATAACATTGATAAAAGCGAGGTTGTGGTCCTTGGCTACTCCAAGGCTGAGCAGCACAGGATCGCGGATAACCTCAATTGTAGGCTGGCTTCCTTCCCCGTATCTtatttggggatgcccctggctgAGTCCAGGATCTTGCTGAGCGGGTTTGATCCGCTTGTGGAACGAGTTGCATCCCGTGCGGAGCCCTGGTGCAGTAGGTTCACTTCTAAGGGTAGCAAGACCGTCCTCATTAGCTCTAACCTTGCCAGCCTCCCCATGTATATGATAGGGATGTATATCTTGCCCGAGGGTGTGCATAGTTCCTTTGACAAGGAGCTGGCTAGGTTCTTCTTGCAGGTAGGGAATGGCCGCCCTAAATACCATATGGTGAAGTGGGCTGACATCTGCCTGCCGAAGGACCGAGGGGGTTGGGCATTCCTGCGTCTCGCCGTATGAACGTCGCCCTCATGCTCCGTTGGGTGTGGCGGATCTTGCGGGGAGATGGTGGTTTGTGGGCGCAGCTGATTGAGTCCAAGTACTTGCAGGGTAAGCCACTCTTGGCTTGCTCGCACTCGGCTGGGTCCCAGTTTTGGAAATCTATCCAGGCCATCAAGGATGAGGTTAGGGTGGGTTTGCGGTTCTCGGTTTGCAATCGGTCTGGGACCCAGTTTTGGTTGGACCCCTGGCTTGCTGGAGAGCCTCTCCGCTTGCGGTTTCCGAGGCTATTTGCAATTTGTGACGACCCGGATGTTCTAGTATCCACGACTGCTTTGGAGGACGGTTGGCATTTTGTGTTCCGCCGTTCCTTCGGACCAACCGAGGTACCGGAATGGAATGTCTTGAGGGAAGTAGTCCCTCTTCCGATCTCTCCGACCCTGACACTGTTTCATGGAGTCTCTCTCCCCCGGGAGAATTCTCCGTTAGTTCGGCTTATCAGGCGCTTTGCCGGTTGCCGATTCTCCAGTGGCTATCCCCACTATGGAAGGCCCCGATGCCCCTGAAGATCAAAAATTTCGTTTGGTAGCTTCTCCGAGACCGTTTACCTACGGGGACCGAGGTGTTGAAACGCCACGGTCCGGGCAACGGCCTATGTCCCTTGTGCCACGTCCCGGAAACGGGAACGCACATTTTGTTCTCTTGCGTAGCAGCACAGGCACTTTGGTGCTTTGTACGTGAGGCTCTGGGACCGGAGTGGGAGGCTCATGGCCTTGCAGAGTTTCTGCAGGTTAGGGCCACTCAGGCTGGCCGTAAGCGCCGACTGTTCTGGCTTGTCTTCGCAGCTATGATGTGGACTCTTTGGACTATTagcaataaaatggttattaagcGGGTGTTCCAGCGGCGTTCATCTGACTCGTTCTTCAAATTTCTTGCCTTCTTGCAGCACTGGCATCCGCTCGCTTAGGCCCCGAGACCGTGACCGGCTTCAGCTTTACTTGGACGCCCTGCTGACGTCCGCCCGTCGTCTCTCCGTCTGTGCGCCTGCGTCTTAGCTTGCCCCTGTGGTGGCCTTTTATGTtttcttctcttttcttttggGAGTGAATGTGATGTGGCCCCAACCTTTTCCCTTTGAACTATGTTCGGTAGTGGTTGTTTGGATGCTGTAATGTTTGCTTTATCTATAAAACAGGGCGAAAGCCTGTTTCAAGCTTCGCCGGAACAAAGAGGGGAGGACGACTGCCGCCATGTCAATGACGCTACAGGGTGCCACACCAATTCCCACGGAACATAACATAGATAGGGAAAGCAACACTACTGCCACTATGTGGACGATGCTACATGGCACCTGAGTGGTCTACACCAGGAACGTAACTACAACCGGTAGATGCATCGAAGACTGGCGGTCATCTACCGGTTACACACAATTTCCAAGGCAATGTTTTTGTCCCCTTTCTCCATTGCCAAGGTTGCGGGTCCTCGCCTCCTCCGTCTGCCTCGCCGGCGATAGATGGGGTGGGAACCGCTGGTTCGAAGGGTTGGTCATGTTTGTCCCTGGGATGTCGTTTTGGTGGTGAGGATGGCGTCGCGTCCTTGGAATAAAGTGCTTCTGCTCTTTTCCCACATTGATGACACATCCACTGACGATGTCCAATAGCAGGTAGCTAGGTCTTCTTGGTGGTCTTCGGATCCAACGAGTGTAAGTGTTGTTGGTTGGTGCTCGATGTCCTCTTCGACGACCGCAAGCTCGGCCTTTGCAGAAGGTTTTGGTGGCTTGAAGTGGTGTGCGTGGTTGGAAGTAAATTTATTATTTTGAGGTGACATGAAGCACTGCTGAAAGCACCCCAAAATAATAAAATTAACTAAGTTGTCACCTCTAGGATTCTGACCAACCTACACAAGCGGGACTTGCTTTTGAAAGACTTTTTTTTAGTGGGACTTGCTTTTGAAAGATGTTCCATAGCGGTCATCGGATTAGTGATCTAAAGTAGGCCTTTTTTAGTAGGCCTTTTTGACTAGAGGATCCCAAATTTGAGGTGTTGATGAACAACTTAAGCCTAAGCAACCACCTCAGACACAAGAGGATGGGAGCCTAAGCAAGAGGATGAAGCGTGCCCTATGTAGCTCGTCTAGGAGTTCATCCACAATAGATATGGGAAATTTGTCCTTATATGTCTTGGCGTTAAGAGCACAATAGTCGATGCAGAAATGCCACGAGCCGTCGGGCTTGCGAACGAGAAGCACCGGCGCGGGAGGAagaaatccggatgatgcccaATGCAAGCATGAGCGTGCACTGCCGCTCCAGCTCATCCTTCTGAAGCTGTGGATAGCGGTACTTCCGCATGGAGACTTGAGCTATGCTCGGGAGGAGATGAATGCGGTGGTCGCAGGCCCGTGCGGGCGGCAGGCCCTGCGGCTCGTCAAAGAGGTCACTCTGCTGCTGCAAAAGACGCGCCAACAGGGGCGGCTCGGGCTCAGCGGAGGCCGCCGTCAGCTGTGGTTGGGGCACCATTGGTGCGGCGCCACCCTCGCCCTTCCACCGAACGCAGCGACCCAGGCGCCAGAAGGTCATCGAAATGGCGTCAAAGTCCCAAAGAATGGGACCCAGGATCCGCAAGAAGTCGACGCCGAGGATGAAGTCAAAACAGCCCAAGTCGATGCCGACGTATGTGATGGCGAAGTGCTCGTCGTCGATGATGATGGGAACCTGTCGCGCAATCCCGTGGTACTGGAGGCGATAACCATTCGCCACGGTAACCCAAAGCTGCTTTCCGCCCGTCGGCTGAAGCACCAACCGACACATGGTCGACTTGGGCAGGAAGTTATGAGTGGAGTCCGTATTCAGGAGTGCTAGGAGACACTCCCCGTTGATCGGCAGCAGCAGTCTTTTCCGCCCGTATTCCCACAAGGACATGGAGGGAAACCATGAGGGCGGTTGCAGGAGTGGGTGTCGGAACGACCGCCGCAACGACAGGGTCGGGCAGGTCACCGAACCCGGCTATGACACAATCCACCTTGACGTAGTCTACAGCTTCCAAGTAGAATAGGTGCGGGCAGACGTGACTCGACACGTAGGGCTCGTCGCAGTTGTAGCAGAACCCTTGGCGGCGGCGCTCGAGTTGCTCGGACGGAGTGAGCCGGCAGAACGGGCGTGTCGCTGTCGTGCCGGGGGAGGCCGGCCCGGTGCGGAAGTTGTCGCCCGAGGGGCCCGTGGTGTCGTCGCCTGCAGCATGGCTAGCGCACGGTGCTCAAATGCGCGGGTGTAGAACATGGCCGTCTGGAGGTCCTGGGGCTCGCGCATCTCCATGTCCACGCGGATGTGTTCCGATAGGCCCCCCTCGAAGAGCTCGGCCCGCTGGCGGGCTGAGACGCCGGGAGCATGGCACGCCAGCACCTAGAAGCGATCGACGAAGTCTTACACCATCGACAGTAACGAAAGGTGCCCAAGCTCTGCGAGTCGGTTCCCATGACagcatgccgccctcgtcctgctcgagggcgtagtaccacgtGTGTGCGGCGCCGCGAAGATGGTATGAGGCAATCCAGGTGCGGTTGGACGTGAGGGTGCGCTGCCCCCTGAAAAATTGGTCACATTGATTGAGCCAATTCAGGGGTCCTcgatgccgtcgtaggtggcgaagtCCATCTTGGAGAAGCGTGGAGGTGGATGGCCATAGCCCATGGCCATCGGTGTCTCATCTGCGCGGAGGAACGAAGACGACGGAGCCGGGTATGCAGACTGCAGGGTACCGTCGTGGAACAGCCCGTCCATGCTGGCGTAGAGACCCGCCATCCCGGAGGTCCCGGAGAGCGGCCCGGCCGGGTGCGCCGCGTCTGGCAGCGGGAAGGATGGCTAGCCCGGGCCTGCCATGTAGACCGGCCCGACGACTAGGCGGGCAGCGGAGACGGCAACGGGGGAACTACACCTCCTGGATGGGAACCCCCGGAGACGGCGGCAGCCCGTTCTGCGTCGAGGTCGTCCCCTGATGCGGCCCAGCCGAGAGGGGTGGTGGCGACGCCATGGTGGGGAAGAAGGCGGCGGCCGGCTGTGGCAGCGCATAGAGCCCTGCGAGAAGAGAGCGGATGCCCGCAACTGCTTGCCCTAGCTCCAGCACGAGGTCGTCATCTTCGTCGGGGTGAAGACGTGGGCGACGGAGACCGGCAGTGGCCACACGGGCACGGGAGGCGGCCCGGTCAAGGCCGGCGCGGCTTCCGTGGTGGcccgcggcgtggtggtggtaggcAGCGGAAGGCTGGGGATGGGTGGAGgcgaagacatgatcgaaccggaTCTACCTGATACCAAAGTTGATAGGAATAGGATCCCTACCAGGTCTAGGTCTTAGGTTATAGGGGTGGAAGAGAGGTTGGCGGGGCGAGGcgcgtggctggcggcggcggggagcCGTGATCGCAcgaacgagagagagagacacgaggcggctagggtttaggCGCCGGCTCCTGTTGGGAGCCGAGCAAATATGATTATTGCTTCTGCTTAACCAAAACTGAGTCCttacatgagtatatataatCACCCTAGCGCTAACAAATATGATAAACTGGGCTAAGACCCTAATAACTATAAGATAAGTTGGGCCAGGCCCTTAAGTGGCTGCGCTCTTGGGCCCTCTCCGGTTATAATGTATACGGGTCATAACAGCATACGTGTATACAAGTTGCAACAGACTAACGTGGCCTTTCTTTCTTGCTTGCTTCATTTCAGACTTTGAAGGCAGAAGACATCAGTGGCGCTAGAGAAGAGTTACTTAATATTGTTCAGACAAACATCGACAACAATATCTTTTTTTTTCATTGTTGGGGTGGCTTTGGGGCAGCGACAGTCCTTAGATCCATAGCACAAGCAGTTCCAACAATGAAAGCACCTCCCCCAGGACTACAGTTTGGCAGAACAATTTACGTAGATTGCTCGACCTGGATAAGTAAAAGGGTGATGCAGAGAAAAATTGCAGATGAGCTAAAACTTGACCATGAGACCATAGCCTTGTTTGAGAagcaggatgaggaggatgacATCAATGGGGTGGACCAAGGCTCCAGGGATGTGATATGGAAGGTTGCTGTAATTATTGACCAAACCCTGAGAGAAAGTAGATTTCTGATGATTTTTATTAATGGGAGTGATGAGCAAGTGTTCTTAAGCCAGTTTGGTATTCCAGAATATCACTGCATAATAATATGGGCTTTTAGAAGATATCTTTTTACCATTAATGATAAGACAAGATACAAAAGTCATGTCATTACTGGCCGTTGGACCTCCTATTTGCCAAGCTCACAGATTAGTGCAGTGTTTCGTGAAGAGACTGATAGCATAATTTCCCGCCACCCATGTATGTGGCACATGGACCCAGCAATGGCTACAGTTTGTTGTCTCTACAGGTTACTAATGCAACACATTTTTCAGAGCAGTAGTATATTTTCTTGGACTTTAGCTCATGCTCCCAACTATTGGATGTGTGATGGCATCATTCAAGGAAGTAGAGCAAGGGAGATAAGTAATGCATTGCATAAAGAAATAAGTTTTTCTAAGTGTATTCCCCATCACCTCATGAGGGTGTGTGACAAAATGAAGGAAGAAGATCCAAAGTTTCCTTTTGTGGTGGTTAATGATGAAAATATGCCTTTTGTAAAGGGGTCTCCCCGTTGGGTTTCTATAACCTTGATGTACAAGAAACtacaagaggatacaaaaactctaCTGACAAGGGCATCATCAATCTTCATACAATTTCAAGGAACTAATAGCTTATGTGGATTACCAAATGGCTTGTTTGAAAGGTGCAGCAACCTTGCAGTGCTTACTCTGTCTTGTTGTGCCTTCAGTTTTACATCACCACCTTTTCTCCATTGCGGCAAGTTAAGATTCCTTGGATTAGACCACTGCACAGATCTTGACAATACCAAGCTTGAAGAACAAAGCTGCAGCACCAAGTGGACATGTCTGAATAGCCTGTATGTTCTAGACCTACGTTACACATGTTGGGATGAGATTTTATCGGAGGAAAAGGTGGATCTTATGGAAAACATCATGGAGCTAAACATAGAGGGAGTCAGGGGTTGGCGGTACACAAATAAATTACAGAAAAGACTGCCTTACCTTCAAAGGCTTCGAATAATCAAACCTCCACGTCAAGCTGAGAAGACATCAATGGACATCAACGAGTCATTTAGGGAGAAGTCAAAGTTAGAAATACTTGATTTGTCCGGTAACAGTGGCATGGAAAACCTACCAACAAGCCTATCAATTGCAAACAAACTTGAGGTGCTTGTTCTTGATGGTTGTTGTGGGCTAGAAAATGTTGCGCTGACTAATTCCTTGCTGAGGTCCTTTAGTTTTGATGGCTATGGAGCAGCATCTCAATGGACATCAGCAGCTGAGCTACCTCGAGAAAGTTCTCGCCCACAGCGTCCGTCTTATGATGTGGATAAGAAGGATGTCAAAACCTCCAAGATATCCCTAGAAGGGTGCACACAGTTGGAATTCTTTTTTGTACGGGGGCTGCCCAATCTAGTGGAGCTAGACCTTTCAGGATGCGCCATCAAGGTACTTGACCTCAGAACTATTGTGATGGATGTCCCAAATCTCAAAAGACTCTTTCTGCTGGGTTGTGAGAAGCTTCGTTTAATAAAGTGGGACTCAGATGTGGAAACACTGAAGTTGGAGTTGCTCTGTATAGACACACGACCCTGGCCCGAGACTGGGAGGGCACTTCGGCCAACAATTGTGCAGGATAAAAGATTCGAGTTGCAAGTCCATGTTATTGCGGTGGACGCCAGGCTCGCTCGGTCCTTGTATCCTCTGTTACGGAATGCAAATGCAAGAGACCGTATTTGCTATATTAGTATCAACATCACCTCTTCAAGTGTCTCTGGTGGTGGTGGGGTTGCTCAACCTCAAGGAAAGGTTGGTGTAGCAGCACTCTATGATGATATCTGTAATGAGGCTGGCTCGATGTGGGACTTCCCACAACAGCCTCCAACATCACATTTGCACGCTCACATCGAGATTGGTGATGGGAGCTGCAGTGTGGAGAGTGAATTGCAATCGTATGAAGCTGGTGGTTTGGGTCTCCTAATGGCCATCGAGGCCGAATCCTTGCATGTGCATGATGTCTCGATTAGAGGTCATGCCATTACCGTGTTTGCAGGTTGTGTGGAGCGCCTTAGGTGGTGCCGAGTGGAGAGGTGCCCCAACTTGGACACTGTCTTTCCTTCGAGTACCTATTTCTATTATATGGGAGGCCCTTGTCTGGAAACCATCTGGGCATCAGATCTCTTGATGGCCCGTTGCATTTGGGCCAGAGTTTTTGGTCAGGATTACAACTTCAAAAATCTGGAACACCTGCACCTCCACTCATGCCCAAGCTTAGGGTACGCGCTTCCGGTGTGTTGGGGCGACTCGTTCCTCCGCTTGAAGACCCTCTACATCATCAGTTGCAGTGGCCTCGTGCACATATTTGTGCAAACCAAAAAGAAGCATCCTCCAAGCAGTGTCCAGTTCCCAAAGCTGACCACGATCCACCTGCACGACCTGCCGTCGCTACAGCAGATATGCGAGGACGCCGAGACACAGGCGCCCGCACTGGAGAAGACCAGAATCAGGGGATGCTGGAGCTTGCGCCGGCTGCCGGCCTTGAAGGGCCGCGAGCCGGGCATGAGGAGGCCGACGGTGGAGATAGAGAAGGACGTGTGGGACGCTCTCGAGTGGGGCGGGGTGGAGTCAGGGCACCACCCTTCCCTCTACGAGGCGCCCGTGCAGTCGCGGTACCACAAGAGGCCCATGCCGAGGGGCACCGTTCTCAGGTATACTTCTCTTAAGTAAACACACTGCATCCAATCCAATGTTGTAGGAGTATTACAAATATTGTAGCTAGCTAATTGGTTTGCTTTGCAATCTGCCAGGTGAAAATCGTCCTGAACTATGCatctgctactgctgttgctggTTACTTCATCATATTCAGTGGCTTGCCCCCCTCAAAAAATTGATCCAGTGTCGTGTTGGTGGGACGCAATGGATGCTTGCCATGTTTACCGGCGACGCTACCAGGTGTTGGTCGATCAGTTGGTGTGTGTTACAACTTACAAGCGAAGGTATGGATCTTCAGGCTGGTTCTTGCCTTGACGACCGGCCGACATGGCCGGCCTCTGTTTCTTGTGTGTCTTTTCTTTGAAATAAGGAAGACAAGCGGCCGACTTGGCTTGGTTTCTTCCTGCCCGTGGTCGAGGTGCGGCCACCTGCAACATATCTGTTTGCGTGTGTTTGGTTTGTGTTGCTCCAGCTCGATAGCTGTCTGTCTCCCGGCCCGTTTTGAGCCGGATCAGAGTAGCAGCTGAAACTGTAATAAGCACTTGTGTTGTGTGTGATTTGATTGCTGAAaccatatgtatgtatgtatgtatgtatgtgtctGTTACAAACGAAAACTGGTGCCGGTTCTCCGTGCTAATGCTTAATTATCCATGAATTTGGTGTGCCAATCATGAATCATGTTTTGCTGTTCGATCTTTTTTGAGGAGGAGGATGCAACACTGGGCTTTGACAGGCATAAATTGATATACACAGCCAATATACTATGATTGATTATGTGGGTTCCAGTTTTTACCTTCTGATTTACATTTCTTTTACACTGATTACCCCATGTTGCAGTGTTTCATTCGATTAACCGCATTTAGTAAAAATGTTGTCAGATTTTAGTTACACCAGTTAAAATTTTGTGGGTGGTCTGACTGGTGGTGGTGGGTCATCAACCAACAGGCAGATAACTCTGATTTCTTTTTAGAAAAAACAACAGACTTTTTTGACCGGCCGGCTATAAAAGGCAACCCACATTCCATTTGCCTGCTGCTCTTGAGCCTACTGAGACGTGTATCCGTTGCTGGGCCACCAGCGTGGACAACCTGATATGAATCGCGAATCATTCTGATGATGGCGTACGTGTGATCGACCCGGCCAGCCGGAAGTTTGTTTCTCG
This genomic stretch from Hordeum vulgare subsp. vulgare chromosome 6H, MorexV3_pseudomolecules_assembly, whole genome shotgun sequence harbors:
- the LOC123404961 gene encoding uncharacterized protein LOC123404961, translated to MQRKIADELKLDHETIALFEKQDEEDDINGVDQGSRDVIWKVAGSPRWVSITLMYKKLQEDTKTLLTRASSIFIQFQGTNSLCGLPNGLFERCSNLAVLTLSCCAFSFTSPPFLHCGKLRFLGLDHCTDLDNTKLEEQSCSTKWTCLNSLYVLDLRYTCWDEILSEEKVDLMENIMELNIEGVRGWRYTNKLQKRLPYLQRLRIIKPPRQAEKTSMDINESFREKSKLEILDLSGNSGMENLPTSLSIANKLEVLVLDGCCGLENVALTNSLLRSFSFDGYGAASQWTSAAELPRESSRPQRPSYDVDKKDVKTSKISLEGCTQLEFFFVRGLPNLVELDLSGCAIKVLDLRTIVMDVPNLKRLFLLGCEKLRLIKWDSDVETLKLELLCIDTRPWPETGRALRPTIVQDKRFELQVHVIAVDARLARSLYPLLRNANARDRICYISINITSSSVSGGGGVAQPQGKVGVAALYDDICNEAGSMWDFPQQPPTSHLHAHIEIGDGSCSVESELQSYEAGGLGLLMAIEAESLHVHDVSIRGHAITVFAGCVERLRWCRVERCPNLDTVFPSSTYFYYMGGPCLETIWASDLLMARCIWARVFGQDYNFKNLEHLHLHSCPSLGYALPVCWGDSFLRLKTLYIISCSGLVHIFVQTKKKHPPSSVQFPKLTTIHLHDLPSLQQICEDAETQAPALEKTRIRGCWSLRRLPALKGREPGMRRPTVEIEKDVWDALEWGGVESGHHPSLYEAPVQSRYHKRPMPRGTVLR